In the Sebastes fasciatus isolate fSebFas1 chromosome 20, fSebFas1.pri, whole genome shotgun sequence genome, one interval contains:
- the timm23a gene encoding mitochondrial import inner membrane translocase subunit Tim23, whose amino-acid sequence MDNSQGSGGAKGGFGSLFGGGAPEYSNTELAGVPLTGMSPLSPYLNVDPRYLVQDTDEFILPTGANKTRGRFELAFFTIGGSCMTGAAFGALNGLRVSLKETRDMGWSKPRNVQILNMVTRQGASWANSLGSVALLYSVFGVAIEKARGAEDDINTVAAGTLTGMLFKSASGLKGVARGGLAGLALSGAYALYSNWDHITGSPSPSRLY is encoded by the exons ATGGACAACTCACAGGGATCTGGAGGAGCAAAAGGAGGTTTTGGGAGTCTGTTTGGAGGAGGTGCACCTGAATACTCCAACACAGAGCTGGCTGGAGTTCCCT TGACTGGAATGAGTCCTCTGTCCCCTTATCTCAACGTCGACCCTCGTTACCTGGTTCAG GACACAGATGAGTTCATTCTGCCTACAGgcgccaataaaacaagagGGAGGTTTGAACTGGCTTTCTTTACCATTGGAGGATCCTGCATGACTG GAGCTGCATTCGGAGCTTTAAATGGTCTCAGGGTGAGCCTGAAGGAGACTAGAGACATGGGATGGTCCAAACCTCGCAATGTACA gATTCTCAACATGGTGACCAGACAGGGTGCTTCATGGGCCAACTCTCTGGGCTCAGTTG CCTTGTTATATAGTGTTTTTGGCGTGGCGATAGAGAAGGCCAGAGGAGCAGAAGATGACATTAACACAGTGGCTGCTGGGACGCTAACTGGGATGCTCTTTAAATCAGCCA gtgGCCTAAAGGGTGTGGCCCGAGGAGGTCTGGCTGGTTTAGCCTTGTCTGGTGCCTACGCTCTCTACAGCAACTGGGACCACATCACCggctccccctctccctccaggCTGTATTAA
- the LOC141758477 gene encoding elastase-1 yields MAVPGPPLLLFLSLLLPLLLSKASLPADAYTLTPGRQPQHKLLHLDWPRDCGMAHFKPNMAERIVSGNEARPHSWPWQVSLQVRPRGSKHYIHVCGGTLIHKNWVLTAAHCFQKGKAEDAGSWRIVLGKHKLRRSETAERIFPVKRIYRHENFRYPTHSELDYDIALVKAATDIVPSNFIRYACLPRKQTSLTPGHYCWVTGWGDTRGGKENVSLAEALNQARLPIIDHKTCRQKKFWGDRVRDSMICAGIRDTEGPPAACQGDSGGPLLCQQGQDRWEVHGVVSFGPIGCTVENKPSVFTRTRTYIPWIEATRIRDFFLH; encoded by the exons ATGGCTGTACCTGgacctcctctgctcctctttctgtctctgctgctgccgctgctgttGAGCAAGGCATCGCTGCCTGCAGATGCGTACACACTGACCCCCGGACGACAGCCACAGCACAAGCTGCTCCACTTGG ACTGGCCGAGGGACTGTGGTATGGCTCACTTCAAGCCCAACATGGCGGAGAGGATCGTGTCTGGGAACGAGGCCAGACCTCACTCTTGGCCCTGGCAGGTCTCTCTGCAG GTTCGTCCCAGGGGAAGTAAacattacatccatgtctgcGGAGGAACTCTCATCCACAAGAACTGGGTCCTCACTGCTGCTCACTGCTTCCAGAA GGGTAAAGCTGAGGATGCTGGGAGCTGGAGGATCGTCCTGGGGAAGCACAAGCTGAGgcgctcagagacggcagagaGGATTTTCCCCGTGAAGAGAATCTACCGGCACGAGAACTTCCGGTACCCGACTCACAGCGAGCTGGACTACGACATCGCCCTGGTTAAGGCCGCCACGGATATCGTCCCTTCGAACTTCATCCGCTACGCCTGCCTGCCGCGCAAGCAGACCAGCCTCACTCCGGGACACTACTGCTGGGTCACAGGCTGGGGGGACACCCGGG GTGGGAAGGAGAATGTGTCTCTGGCAGAAGCCCTGAATCAAGCCCGCCTGCCCATCATTGACCACAAGACCTGCCGGCAGAAGAAATTCTGGGGCGACCGCGTGCGAGACTCTATGATCTGTGCCGGGATCAGGGACACCGAGGGCCCGCCTGCTGCATGCCAG GGTGACTCTGGTGGTCCTCTGCTGTGCCAGCAGGGCCAGGACCGCTGGGAGGTTCACGGCGTGGTGAGCTTCGGCCCCATCGGCTGCACCGTGGAGAACAAACCCAGCGTCTTCACCCGCACCCGCACCTACATCCCCTGGATCGAGGCAACGCGCATCAGGGACTTCTTCCTCCACTAA
- the syt15 gene encoding synaptotagmin-15, whose translation MADQVLLLAVGLSVGLLLLLGLMVSCLWRRRMKRKKSQSQYKELLSTVPSIPACSAPVILVSQSSWATPGEIPFTLPPRFTTQNHGDLKNEEEKEEEEEMKMEARRDILAHRGSLSVTRWYPVGTVLAGLYSVPPLNEVVAPPPGMATRLCFSVEYRHSSEQLMVSLLRLANLPPRFHGNVTLVELRLLPDDRRPRQAKARGTGPDPEFNDCFVFQARTLKF comes from the exons ATGGCAG accaggtgttgctgttggctgtcggtctgtctgtgggtctcctgctgctgctcggtCTGATGGTGTCCTgtctgtggaggaggaggatgaagaggaagaagagtcAGAGTCAATACAAGGAGCTACTCTCCACAGTGCCTTCAATCCCAGCATGCTCTGCTCCGGTGATCCTGGTGTCGCAGAGCTCCTGGGCCAC gcCCGGTGAGATCCCTTTCACTTTGCCTCCTCGCTTCACGACACAAAACCACGGTGACCTGAAGaatgaggaggagaaagaagaggaggaggagatgaagatggAGGCCCGGAGGGACATACTGGCCCATCGTGGGTCGCTCTCAGTAACGA GATGGTACCCGGTGGGGACGGTTCTGGCCGGTCTCTACTCGGTTCCTCCTCTGAACGAGGTGGTGGCGCCTCCTCCCGGCATGGCCACCCGCCTCTGCTTCTCTGTGGAGTACCGGCACAGCAGCGAGCAGCTCATGGTCTCCTTGCTCCGCCTCGCCAACCTCCCTCCACGTTTCCACGGCAACGTCACGCTGGTGGAGCTGAGGCTTCTCCCCGACGACCGGCGGCCCCGCCAGGCCAAGGCCCGGGGCACGGGGCCCGACCCAGAGTTCAACGACTGTTTCGTTTTCCAGGCGAGGACACTgaagttttaa
- the nat9 gene encoding alpha/beta-tubulin-N-acetyltransferase 9 — MKINENTLLEGTRVVLVPYNAEHVPRYHEWMKSPELQLLTASEPLTLEQEYEMQKSWREDDDKCTFIILDKQRWADSSVEDEQCMVGDVNLFLTDPSDPSLAELEVMIAEPSHRGKGIGKEVTRMMMSYGVTKLGVKQFETKIGLDNKASIAMFKKLHFKEVSVCKVFKEVTLEMTVDESVRTKLLDDTADMKERDYRHTCSNRQELVSQ; from the exons ATGAAGATCAATGAGAACACTTTATTGGAGGGAACCAGAGTCGTGTTGGTTCCTTACAATGCAGAGCACGTGCCCAG GTATCACGAGTGGATGAAGTCTCCTGAGCTGCAGCTGCTGACCGCCTCAGAGCCGCTGACCCTGGAACAGGAGTACGAGATGCAGAAGAGCTGGAGGGAAGATGATGACA AGTGCACGTTCATCATCTTGGACAAGCAGCGATGGGCGGACAGCAGTGTAGAAGATGAGCAGTGCATGGTGGGAGATGTCAACTTGTTCCTGACTGACCCCTCAGACCCGTCCCTGGCTGAGCTGGAGGTCATGATAGCAG AGCCCAGTCACAGAGGCAAGGGCATCGGGAAAGAGGTGACACGCATGATGATGAGCTACG GAGTCACCAAACTCGGGGTCAAACAGTTTGAAACGAAGATTGGGCTGGACAACAAGGCCAGCATCGCCATGTTCAAGAAACTCCACTTCAAGGAG GTGTCGGTGTGTAAGGTGTTCAAAGAGGTGACCCTCGAGATGACTGTTGACGAGTCCGTTCGGACGAAGCTGCTGGACGACACGGCCGACATGAAGGAGAGAGactacagacacacatgcagcaaCAGACAGGAACTGGTTTCGCAGTGA
- the lrrc59 gene encoding leucine-rich repeat-containing protein 59 isoform X1, translated as MSKSSKVLNLKDKINGNEVDLSLSNLTEVPVRELALFTKATVLDLSCNNIISLPPEFCNLTHLVKVDLSKNQLTCLPDDLGNLSSLQHLDLYNNKLTVLPVSVSQLRSLKWLDLKDNPLEADLAKAAGDCLDEKQCKQCATKVLQHMRGLQDEVDRAREKRLLRGKELERKKEVKQREREAKEKEARKREKAEEKEKRRKEYNAQMAAVAAKEQQKKKSEEKKKKNGQGAADKKAVVESAAKPRRSLIGMMFKLLLLLLLGLAGVAAACRLTDLQKEAMCVPVNVAVDDGLSWAKEQEVVIRQLMQNLSSAAKEFVESQQASKN; from the exons ATGAGTAAAAGCAGCAAAGTGTTGAATCTGAAGGATAAAATCAACGGTAATGAGGTGGACCTGAGCCTGAGTAACCTCACAGAGGTGCCAGTCAGAGAGCTG GCTTTATTCACCAAAGCAACTGTTCTGGACTTGTCTTGCAACAACATTATCTCCCTTCCT CCAGAGTTCTGCAACCTGACCCACCTGGTGAAGGTGGATCTGAGTAAAAACCAGCTGACCTGTCTACCAGACGACCTGGGGAACCTTTCCAGccttcaacatctggacctGTACAACAACAAGCTGACTGTCCTGCCGGTCAGCGTCTCTCAGCTCAGG AGTCTGAAGTGGTTGGATCTGAAGGATAACCCGCTGGAGGCCGACCTGGCCAAGGCAGCAGGAGACTGTCTGGATGAGAAGCAGTGTAAACAGTGTGCCACcaag GTTCTGCAGCACATGAGAGGTCTTCAGGACGAGGTCGATCGCGCACGAGAGAAACGCCTTTTGAGGGGAAAAG AgctggagaggaagaaggaggtgAAGCAGAGGGAGCGGGAGGCCAAAGAGAAGGAGGCTCGTAAACGGGAGAAggcggaggagaaggagaagaggaggaaagagtaCAACGCTCAGATGGCGGCCGTGGCTGCGAAGgaacaacagaagaagaagagcgaggagaagaagaaaaagaacgGACAGGGAGCAG CAGATAAAAAGGCCGTTGTGGAATCGGCAGCTAAACCTCGACGCTCTCTCATTGGCATGATGTtcaagctcctcctcctgctgctgctgggattGGCCGGAGTCGCCGCCGCCTGCCGGTTGACGGACCTTCAGAAGGAAGCCATGTGTGTGCCCGTCAACGTCGCCGTGGACGACGGCCTATCCTGGGCCAAAGAGCAGGAGGTCGTGATCAGACAGCTGATGCAAAATCTGTCATCCGCAGCGAAGGAGTTTGTCGAATCTCAGCAAGCGTCTAAGAACTAA
- the lrrc59 gene encoding leucine-rich repeat-containing protein 59 isoform X2: MSKSSKVLNLKDKINGNEVDLSLSNLTEVPVRELALFTKATVLDLSCNNIISLPPEFCNLTHLVKVDLSKNQLTCLPDDLGNLSSLQHLDLYNNKLTVLPVSVSQLRSLKWLDLKDNPLEADLAKAAGDCLDEKQCKQCATKVLQHMRGLQDEVDRAREKRLLRGKELERKKEVKQREREAKEKEARKREKAEEKEKRRKEYNAQMAAVAAKEQQKKKSEEKKKKNGQGADKKAVVESAAKPRRSLIGMMFKLLLLLLLGLAGVAAACRLTDLQKEAMCVPVNVAVDDGLSWAKEQEVVIRQLMQNLSSAAKEFVESQQASKN, from the exons ATGAGTAAAAGCAGCAAAGTGTTGAATCTGAAGGATAAAATCAACGGTAATGAGGTGGACCTGAGCCTGAGTAACCTCACAGAGGTGCCAGTCAGAGAGCTG GCTTTATTCACCAAAGCAACTGTTCTGGACTTGTCTTGCAACAACATTATCTCCCTTCCT CCAGAGTTCTGCAACCTGACCCACCTGGTGAAGGTGGATCTGAGTAAAAACCAGCTGACCTGTCTACCAGACGACCTGGGGAACCTTTCCAGccttcaacatctggacctGTACAACAACAAGCTGACTGTCCTGCCGGTCAGCGTCTCTCAGCTCAGG AGTCTGAAGTGGTTGGATCTGAAGGATAACCCGCTGGAGGCCGACCTGGCCAAGGCAGCAGGAGACTGTCTGGATGAGAAGCAGTGTAAACAGTGTGCCACcaag GTTCTGCAGCACATGAGAGGTCTTCAGGACGAGGTCGATCGCGCACGAGAGAAACGCCTTTTGAGGGGAAAAG AgctggagaggaagaaggaggtgAAGCAGAGGGAGCGGGAGGCCAAAGAGAAGGAGGCTCGTAAACGGGAGAAggcggaggagaaggagaagaggaggaaagagtaCAACGCTCAGATGGCGGCCGTGGCTGCGAAGgaacaacagaagaagaagagcgaggagaagaagaaaaagaacgGACAGGGAGCAG ATAAAAAGGCCGTTGTGGAATCGGCAGCTAAACCTCGACGCTCTCTCATTGGCATGATGTtcaagctcctcctcctgctgctgctgggattGGCCGGAGTCGCCGCCGCCTGCCGGTTGACGGACCTTCAGAAGGAAGCCATGTGTGTGCCCGTCAACGTCGCCGTGGACGACGGCCTATCCTGGGCCAAAGAGCAGGAGGTCGTGATCAGACAGCTGATGCAAAATCTGTCATCCGCAGCGAAGGAGTTTGTCGAATCTCAGCAAGCGTCTAAGAACTAA